A stretch of Microbulbifer sp. SAOS-129_SWC DNA encodes these proteins:
- a CDS encoding D-hexose-6-phosphate mutarotase has product MHQADSVDCISSTDSGAVYGKPGLSLLVVETPLCRAVIAEQGAQLLEFQARGREPLLWLSPEAKFEPGRAVRGGIPLCLPWFGIHRQDPGKPKHGLVRNRPWLLDSARALASGEVELRFVYRHPGDELFAAPFECAVTMRLGRELQLQMHLKHGGAEVTEYSWAWHTYFPVADIGAIEVHGLEATDYLDNTRGLARATQRGPLDFPGEVDRIYLHAPAHQRIAERCPINASSDNCHTVIAWNPGAELAAGLDDVGAHFREYVCVEHGNAFDNSWQLEAGESARAALLLSR; this is encoded by the coding sequence ATGCACCAGGCAGACAGCGTTGATTGTATATCCAGCACCGACAGCGGTGCCGTCTACGGCAAGCCCGGCCTGTCGCTGCTGGTGGTGGAAACACCCCTGTGCCGGGCGGTGATCGCCGAGCAGGGGGCGCAGTTACTGGAATTTCAGGCCCGTGGGCGCGAGCCGTTGCTGTGGCTCAGCCCCGAGGCCAAATTCGAACCGGGCAGGGCGGTGCGCGGTGGTATTCCACTGTGCCTGCCCTGGTTCGGCATCCACCGGCAGGATCCGGGCAAACCCAAGCACGGTCTGGTGCGCAACCGACCGTGGCTGCTGGACAGTGCACGCGCGCTGGCGAGCGGCGAGGTGGAATTGCGCTTTGTTTACCGCCATCCCGGCGATGAACTGTTCGCTGCACCGTTCGAATGTGCGGTGACGATGCGTCTCGGGCGCGAGCTGCAGCTGCAGATGCACCTGAAGCACGGCGGCGCCGAGGTGACGGAGTACAGCTGGGCCTGGCACACCTACTTCCCGGTGGCCGATATCGGTGCGATCGAAGTGCACGGACTCGAGGCCACCGACTATCTCGACAACACCCGCGGCCTGGCCCGCGCCACGCAGCGCGGGCCGCTGGACTTTCCCGGCGAGGTGGATCGTATTTACCTGCACGCCCCCGCGCACCAGCGCATCGCCGAGCGCTGCCCGATCAATGCCAGCAGCGATAACTGCCACACCGTCATTGCCTGGAATCCCGGCGCTGAGCTGGCTGCCGGACTCGATGATGTCGGGGCACACTTCCGTGAATATGTCTGCGTCGAGCACGGTAATGCGTTCGACAACAGCTGGCAGCTGGAGGCCGGTGAATCCGCTCGCGCGGCCCTGCTGTTGAGCCGCTGA
- a CDS encoding GFA family protein, which translates to MVDTKAAVEGGCHCGAVRFRAVIARTPGAPLVAHACNCSICRMVGFEHLIVAADDFELLRGEADLSCYTFNTGVARHYFCRHCGVKSFYIPRSNPDGYSVNLRCLDTPPEGVEVEPFDGQNWEAHAGALAHLSKQEDH; encoded by the coding sequence ATGGTTGATACAAAGGCGGCAGTCGAGGGGGGCTGTCATTGCGGCGCGGTGCGCTTTCGCGCCGTAATCGCCCGCACTCCGGGCGCGCCGCTGGTTGCACACGCCTGCAACTGTTCCATCTGCCGGATGGTCGGGTTCGAGCACCTGATCGTTGCCGCCGACGATTTCGAGTTACTGCGCGGCGAGGCCGACCTCAGTTGTTATACCTTCAATACCGGCGTTGCCCGTCACTATTTCTGCAGGCACTGCGGGGTAAAATCATTTTATATCCCGCGCTCCAATCCCGATGGCTACAGCGTCAACCTGCGCTGTCTCGATACGCCGCCCGAAGGGGTGGAAGTGGAGCCGTTTGACGGGCAGAACTGGGAGGCACACGCCGGGGCTCTGGCCCATCTCAGCAAACAGGAGGATCACTGA
- the pnp gene encoding polyribonucleotide nucleotidyltransferase has translation MNPVSKTFQYGNQQVTIETGRVARQATGAALVTMGETVVLCTVVGAKEARPDQPFFPLSVHYQEKAYAAGKIPGGFFKREGRPSEKETLTSRLIDRPIRPLFPNGFMNEVQVMITVLSAEKDVDPDIAGMIGTSAALSVSGIPFGGPIGAARVGYSQEDGYLLNPTFSALKGSELDMVVAGTKDAVLMVESEAKELPEDIMLGAVLFAHQEMQAVVKVCEELKAEAGKPTWDWQPAAVNEELKAALESQFGEKVAAAYKITDKQERTARLGELRSEAAEALATEELDEGTVKSYFGKLEKKIVRGAVVRGEARIDGRDTKTVRPISTEVGVLPKGHGSALFTRGETQALVVATLGATRDAQIIDALEGERKDYFMLHYNFPPYSVGEAGRVGATGRREIGHGRLARRGIAAVLPNPDDFPYTVRVVSEITESNGSSSMASVCGSSLALMDAGVPLKAPVAGIAMGLVKEEEGYAVLTDILGDEDHLGDMDFKVAGTASGVTALQMDIKIEGITEEIMETALEQALHARLHILAEMNKVIGASRSTVNENAPRYATLKIHPDKIRDVIGKGGATIRSITEDTGATIDIEDDGTVKVFGEDGESLEAAVTRIEEITAEAEIGAIYEGTVVRIVDFGAFVNFLPGKDGLVHISQIAEERVNAVTDYLSEGQKVFVKVLDVDQRGRIKLSIKEAKADRAEEQQEQPSSEG, from the coding sequence GTGAATCCAGTAAGCAAAACTTTCCAGTACGGCAATCAGCAAGTCACCATCGAGACCGGCCGCGTCGCGCGCCAGGCCACCGGTGCGGCGCTGGTTACCATGGGTGAGACCGTTGTGCTGTGTACCGTCGTCGGTGCCAAGGAAGCCAGGCCCGATCAGCCGTTCTTCCCGCTGTCCGTACACTATCAAGAGAAGGCCTATGCGGCCGGCAAGATTCCCGGTGGCTTCTTCAAGCGCGAAGGCCGTCCGTCCGAAAAAGAAACACTGACTTCCCGCCTGATCGACCGTCCGATCCGCCCGCTGTTCCCGAACGGCTTCATGAACGAAGTGCAGGTGATGATCACCGTGCTGTCCGCGGAAAAAGACGTGGATCCGGATATCGCCGGCATGATCGGTACCTCTGCGGCCCTGTCCGTCTCCGGTATCCCGTTTGGCGGCCCGATCGGTGCTGCGCGTGTGGGCTACTCCCAGGAAGATGGCTACCTGCTGAACCCGACTTTCAGTGCCCTGAAAGGCTCCGAGCTGGACATGGTCGTAGCCGGCACCAAAGACGCCGTGCTGATGGTTGAATCCGAAGCCAAAGAGCTGCCGGAAGACATCATGCTGGGCGCGGTACTGTTCGCCCACCAGGAAATGCAGGCGGTGGTCAAAGTCTGTGAAGAGCTGAAAGCCGAAGCCGGCAAGCCCACCTGGGATTGGCAGCCGGCCGCAGTCAACGAAGAGCTGAAAGCGGCACTGGAAAGCCAGTTCGGTGAGAAAGTGGCGGCAGCCTACAAGATCACTGACAAGCAGGAGCGCACCGCGCGCCTGGGTGAGCTGCGCAGCGAAGCCGCTGAGGCACTGGCCACCGAGGAGCTGGACGAAGGTACCGTCAAGAGCTACTTCGGCAAGCTGGAGAAGAAAATCGTGCGCGGCGCGGTGGTGCGCGGCGAAGCGCGTATCGACGGTCGCGACACCAAGACCGTGCGTCCGATCTCAACCGAAGTCGGCGTACTGCCAAAAGGTCACGGTTCCGCGCTGTTTACCCGCGGCGAGACCCAGGCCCTGGTCGTAGCCACCCTCGGCGCAACCCGCGATGCGCAGATCATCGATGCCCTCGAAGGCGAGCGCAAAGATTACTTCATGCTGCACTACAACTTCCCGCCCTATTCCGTCGGTGAAGCGGGTCGTGTCGGTGCCACTGGCCGTCGCGAGATCGGTCACGGCCGCCTGGCGCGCCGCGGTATCGCTGCCGTGCTGCCGAACCCGGACGACTTCCCCTACACCGTGCGCGTCGTGTCCGAGATCACCGAATCCAATGGTTCCAGCTCCATGGCGTCCGTGTGTGGCTCCAGCCTGGCGCTGATGGACGCCGGCGTGCCGCTGAAGGCACCGGTCGCCGGTATCGCCATGGGCCTGGTGAAGGAAGAGGAAGGTTATGCGGTTCTGACCGATATCCTCGGTGACGAAGACCACCTCGGCGACATGGACTTCAAAGTGGCCGGTACCGCCTCTGGTGTGACCGCGCTGCAGATGGACATCAAGATCGAAGGCATCACCGAAGAGATCATGGAGACCGCGCTGGAGCAGGCCCTGCACGCGCGTCTGCATATCCTCGCGGAGATGAACAAGGTCATTGGTGCATCCCGTTCCACCGTGAATGAGAACGCTCCGCGCTACGCCACCCTGAAGATCCATCCGGACAAGATCCGCGACGTGATCGGCAAAGGCGGCGCCACCATCCGCTCCATCACCGAAGATACCGGTGCGACCATCGATATCGAAGATGACGGTACCGTGAAGGTCTTCGGTGAAGACGGCGAGAGCCTGGAAGCGGCGGTTACCCGCATCGAGGAAATCACCGCGGAAGCCGAGATCGGCGCTATCTACGAGGGCACCGTGGTGCGTATCGTGGACTTCGGCGCTTTCGTCAACTTCCTGCCGGGTAAAGACGGTCTGGTGCATATCTCCCAGATCGCCGAAGAGCGCGTCAACGCGGTCACCGATTACCTGAGCGAAGGCCAGAAGGTGTTCGTCAAGGTGCTGGACGTGGACCAGCGCGGCCGCATCAAGCTGTCCATCAAGGAAGCCAAGGCCGATCGCGCCGAGGAGCAGCAGGAGCAGCCTTCCAGCGAAGGTTGA
- the rpsO gene encoding 30S ribosomal protein S15 produces MALTAVEKAAILKEHGQSEGDTGSPEVQVALLTANINKLQGHFSAHKQDHHSRRGLIRMVNQRRKLLDYLKKKDLNRYAQLIAKLGLRR; encoded by the coding sequence ATGGCACTGACTGCCGTTGAAAAAGCAGCAATCCTGAAAGAGCACGGCCAATCTGAAGGCGATACCGGTTCTCCGGAAGTCCAGGTAGCCCTGCTGACCGCCAACATCAACAAGCTGCAGGGACACTTCTCTGCACACAAGCAGGATCACCACTCCCGTCGTGGCCTGATCCGCATGGTAAACCAGCGCCGCAAGCTGCTGGATTACCTGAAGAAAAAGGATCTGAACCGTTACGCACAGCTGATCGCCAAGCTCGGCCTGCGTCGCTAA
- the truB gene encoding tRNA pseudouridine(55) synthase TruB, translating to MGRRPKWGRPVNGVLLLNKPAGISANDALQKAKRLFFANRAGHTGALDPLATGVLPVCFGEATKFSQYLLDADKRYRSTFCFGMTTASGDADGDVLESRDASGLTEQAVLDAMDAFRGRIQQVPSMYSALKHKGQPLYKLARQGVEVEREARTIEIFEFELLSFTPGTHPRAEVEVLCSKGTYIRSLAEDLGQALGVGAYVDQLHRSAAGPFDEADAITLDELTEERGEGRAEVLDHHLLPMDSPASGLPKLTLPDESGYYVRQGQPVMDLQVYRIGEEGDMVRLFLENGDFLGVGEITDDGCVAPRRLVSGL from the coding sequence ATGGGCCGCAGACCAAAATGGGGTCGGCCGGTCAACGGTGTGCTGTTGCTGAACAAGCCCGCCGGGATTAGCGCCAACGACGCCCTGCAAAAAGCCAAACGCCTGTTTTTCGCCAACCGCGCCGGTCACACCGGCGCGCTGGACCCGCTCGCCACTGGCGTGCTGCCGGTCTGTTTCGGCGAGGCGACCAAGTTTTCCCAGTACCTGCTCGATGCCGACAAGCGCTATCGCAGTACCTTCTGTTTTGGCATGACAACCGCCAGCGGCGATGCCGATGGCGATGTGCTGGAGAGCCGAGATGCTTCCGGCCTGACCGAACAGGCGGTGCTCGACGCGATGGACGCGTTCCGCGGCCGCATTCAGCAGGTGCCCTCGATGTACTCTGCGCTGAAGCACAAGGGCCAGCCGTTATACAAGCTGGCGCGTCAGGGTGTGGAAGTCGAGCGCGAGGCGCGCACGATAGAGATTTTCGAGTTCGAGTTACTGAGCTTTACCCCCGGGACCCATCCCCGTGCGGAAGTGGAGGTGCTCTGTTCCAAGGGCACCTATATCCGCAGCCTGGCGGAAGATCTGGGGCAGGCCCTCGGGGTCGGCGCCTATGTCGACCAGCTGCACCGCAGTGCCGCCGGCCCCTTCGACGAGGCGGATGCCATCACCCTCGACGAGCTGACCGAAGAGCGCGGCGAGGGCAGGGCGGAAGTGCTGGATCACCACCTGCTGCCGATGGATTCTCCCGCCTCGGGTCTGCCCAAGCTGACCCTGCCGGATGAGTCTGGTTACTATGTGCGTCAGGGGCAGCCGGTAATGGATCTGCAGGTCTACCGTATCGGAGAAGAAGGTGATATGGTGCGCCTCTTCCTGGAAAATGGCGATTTTCTGGGCGTTGGAGAGATTACCGACGACGGGTGCGTGGCACCGCGGCGTCTGGTAAGTGGTCTCTGA
- the rbfA gene encoding 30S ribosome-binding factor RbfA translates to MAREFHRADRVADAMRRELAQLIQQEVRDPRLGMVNINDVEVSRDLAMAKVFVTFVGEDDRAKINTSMEVLNKAAGFLRSQLARSIQMRSVPRLHFRYDETSVRGQELSALIDKAVKSDRSHHSDDEEGEK, encoded by the coding sequence ATGGCAAGAGAATTCCACCGCGCCGACCGGGTCGCCGACGCCATGCGTCGCGAGCTCGCGCAGCTGATCCAGCAGGAAGTGCGCGATCCGCGCCTCGGCATGGTCAATATCAACGATGTCGAGGTGAGTCGTGACCTGGCCATGGCCAAGGTGTTTGTCACCTTCGTCGGCGAGGACGACCGCGCCAAGATCAACACCTCGATGGAGGTGCTGAACAAGGCTGCCGGTTTCCTGCGCAGCCAGCTGGCGCGCTCCATCCAGATGCGTTCTGTCCCCCGCCTGCATTTTCGCTACGACGAAACCTCCGTGCGTGGTCAGGAGCTGTCCGCGCTGATCGACAAGGCGGTCAAGTCTGATCGCAGCCATCATTCGGACGACGAGGAAGGCGAAAAGTAA
- the infB gene encoding translation initiation factor IF-2 — translation MAEVTVSELAKSVGATEDRLLKQMKEAGLSHTSADAVVSDEEKQVLLNFLKSSHGEQEASPRKITLKRKTTTTLKTGSGTGRKTVNVEVRKKRTYVKRPQEEQEAETEELQAAQAELDKALEEQAALEKARAEQAERERAEAEAEAKAAAEAAAAAAEQAAPAAEPETPAEPEAEPAAEKAEEKKSEPAPQPVRSSYVDDIEAMRIAAMERRKQQVEQEARELEEKKARVEEERARVEQEKKEKSKAAEAVKPALRRKLETVPEERARDDDEPRKRRGRRGAKSGPKKSSKTSLYDQALEVFEDESEKRSTRSLSRPTLKIKPTHGFKRPTGKQVYEVQLGETITVGELAKQMNIKAGELIKRLMKMGEMVTINQSLDRDTAQLIVEEMGHKVVYVSETALEDSLVAQAQQVEGKEVSRAPVVTVMGHVDHGKTSLLDYIRKTKVASGEAGGITQHIGAYRVKTSQGEVAFLDTPGHAAFTAMRARGAKATDVVILVVAADDGVMPQTEEAITHARAAGVPLVVAINKCDKEGADPDRVKNELAAKDVIPEDWGGDTQFINVSAHTGDGIDALLEAVSLQAEMLELKAKVDVPATGVVIESRLEKGRGVVATLLVQNGELKRGDIVLAGQSYGRVRAMTNELGKQVKEAGPSTPVELLGLDSTPDAGDEFLVVADERKAREVAEQRAEKERRERMQRQQAAKLENMFADMEAGERKVLPVVIKADVRGSLEAILSALADIGNEEVSVNVVSSGVGGIAENDINLALTSGAIVIGFNTRADVAARKLAEQEAVEIRYYSVIYNLLDEVKQALSGMLEPELREDIIGIAEVRDVFRSPKFGAVAGCMVTEGIVHRNKPIRVLRDNVVIYQGELESLRRFKDDVQEVRNGMECGIGVKDYNDVKPGDQIEVYDIVKVAREL, via the coding sequence ATGGCCGAAGTAACAGTTAGCGAACTCGCAAAATCGGTTGGTGCCACCGAGGATCGTCTGCTCAAGCAGATGAAAGAAGCGGGTTTGTCTCACACCTCTGCGGATGCAGTGGTGTCGGACGAGGAAAAACAGGTCCTGCTCAACTTCCTGAAAAGCAGTCACGGGGAGCAGGAGGCAAGTCCGCGTAAGATCACCCTGAAGCGCAAGACCACGACGACGCTGAAAACCGGCTCTGGCACCGGCCGTAAAACCGTAAACGTGGAGGTGCGCAAGAAACGCACCTATGTGAAGCGCCCGCAGGAAGAGCAGGAAGCGGAAACCGAAGAGCTGCAGGCGGCGCAGGCCGAACTGGATAAGGCGCTGGAGGAGCAGGCCGCTCTGGAGAAGGCCCGCGCGGAGCAGGCCGAGCGCGAGCGCGCTGAAGCCGAAGCGGAAGCCAAGGCCGCTGCAGAGGCGGCAGCCGCTGCCGCGGAGCAGGCCGCTCCGGCCGCAGAGCCGGAAACACCGGCAGAGCCCGAAGCCGAGCCCGCAGCGGAAAAGGCCGAAGAGAAAAAGTCCGAGCCGGCGCCACAGCCAGTGCGTTCCAGCTATGTCGATGACATCGAGGCCATGCGTATCGCCGCGATGGAGCGTCGCAAGCAACAGGTCGAGCAGGAAGCACGGGAGCTGGAAGAGAAGAAGGCCCGTGTCGAGGAGGAGCGCGCTCGCGTCGAGCAGGAGAAGAAAGAGAAGTCCAAAGCTGCCGAGGCAGTGAAGCCGGCCCTGCGCCGCAAGCTGGAAACGGTTCCGGAAGAGCGCGCGCGCGACGACGACGAGCCGCGCAAGCGCCGCGGTCGCCGCGGCGCCAAGTCGGGCCCGAAAAAGTCCAGCAAGACCTCGCTCTATGATCAGGCGCTGGAGGTCTTTGAAGACGAGTCAGAAAAGCGCAGCACCCGTTCGCTGTCGCGTCCGACTCTGAAAATCAAACCCACACACGGCTTCAAGAGGCCGACAGGAAAGCAGGTGTACGAAGTTCAGTTGGGTGAAACCATCACCGTCGGTGAGCTGGCCAAGCAGATGAATATCAAGGCCGGAGAGCTGATCAAACGCCTGATGAAAATGGGCGAGATGGTCACCATCAACCAGAGCCTGGATCGCGATACCGCGCAGTTGATCGTCGAGGAAATGGGCCACAAGGTGGTTTACGTTTCCGAGACCGCGCTGGAGGACAGCCTGGTCGCCCAGGCCCAGCAGGTCGAGGGCAAAGAAGTATCCCGCGCGCCGGTAGTGACCGTCATGGGTCACGTCGACCACGGCAAGACCTCACTGCTGGATTATATCCGCAAGACCAAGGTCGCCTCGGGCGAAGCTGGCGGCATCACCCAGCACATTGGTGCCTACCGGGTGAAGACCAGCCAGGGCGAGGTGGCCTTCCTGGACACCCCGGGACACGCCGCGTTCACCGCCATGCGCGCCCGCGGCGCCAAGGCCACCGACGTGGTTATCCTGGTCGTGGCCGCGGACGACGGTGTCATGCCGCAGACCGAAGAGGCCATCACCCACGCCCGCGCTGCCGGCGTGCCGCTGGTTGTCGCCATCAACAAATGTGACAAAGAAGGCGCGGATCCGGATCGGGTCAAAAACGAGCTGGCCGCGAAAGATGTGATCCCGGAAGACTGGGGTGGCGATACGCAGTTCATCAATGTGTCTGCGCACACCGGCGACGGTATCGACGCGCTGCTTGAAGCCGTCTCCCTGCAGGCGGAAATGCTGGAGCTGAAGGCCAAGGTCGATGTGCCGGCCACCGGCGTGGTGATCGAGTCGCGCCTGGAAAAGGGCCGCGGTGTGGTTGCCACCCTGCTGGTGCAGAACGGCGAGCTGAAGCGCGGCGATATCGTCCTTGCGGGCCAGAGCTATGGCCGCGTGCGCGCCATGACCAACGAGCTGGGCAAGCAGGTCAAGGAAGCCGGACCGTCCACCCCGGTCGAGTTGCTGGGCCTGGACAGCACGCCGGACGCCGGCGACGAGTTCCTGGTAGTAGCAGACGAGCGCAAGGCCCGCGAAGTGGCTGAGCAGCGTGCCGAGAAAGAGCGCCGCGAGCGTATGCAGCGCCAGCAGGCAGCCAAGCTGGAGAACATGTTTGCGGACATGGAAGCCGGCGAGCGCAAGGTGCTGCCAGTAGTGATCAAGGCCGATGTACGCGGCTCCCTGGAAGCAATCCTGAGTGCGCTGGCGGACATTGGTAACGAAGAAGTGTCGGTCAATGTGGTCTCCAGTGGTGTCGGCGGTATCGCCGAAAACGACATCAACCTGGCCCTGACCTCCGGCGCCATCGTTATCGGCTTCAACACTCGTGCCGATGTTGCCGCGCGCAAGCTGGCTGAGCAGGAAGCGGTGGAAATCCGTTACTACAGCGTGATCTACAATCTGCTCGACGAAGTGAAGCAGGCGCTGTCGGGCATGCTGGAGCCGGAACTGCGCGAGGACATCATCGGTATCGCCGAGGTCCGCGATGTATTCCGCTCGCCGAAGTTTGGCGCTGTCGCCGGCTGTATGGTTACCGAGGGTATCGTGCACCGCAACAAGCCGATCCGCGTGCTGCGTGACAACGTGGTGATCTACCAGGGCGAACTCGAGTCCCTGCGTCGCTTCAAAGACGATGTGCAGGAAGTGCGCAACGGTATGGAGTGTGGTATTGGCGTGAAGGACTACAACGACGTCAAGCCCGGCGACCAGATCGAGGTCTACGATATCGTCAAGGTCGCCCGCGAGCTTTAA
- the nusA gene encoding transcription termination factor NusA, translated as MNKEILLVAEAVSNEKGVDQDIIFQAIEAALATATKKRYDEDSTIQVIIDRRSGDYETFRSWEVVDDDTLAELGTQFTLEEAHEKDPELSAGDVYREQVENVEFGRIAAQTAKQVIVQKVREAERAKVVDEYRDRVGDLVSGTVKKVTRDFIAVDLGNNAEARLPRDQLVGREIFRLGDRVRAILLEIQPEARGPQLMLSRSCPEMLIELFRIEVPEISEEVIEIKGAARDPGLRAKIAVTTNDGRIDPVGACVGMRGARVQAVSNELSGERVDIVLWDDNPAQFVINAMAPAEIESIVVDEDAGSMDVAVAEENLAMAIGRSGQNVRLASELTQWQINVMSIDEWQSKQEAESGSIMETFMARLDIDEDVAGVLVEEGFTTLEEVAYVPIEEMLDIEGFDEEIAEELRARAKDALLTQALASEEQLDASEPQEDLLNMEGMDRHLAYLLASRGVATMEDLAEQAVDDLLDIEGVDQERAAALIMKAREPWFAEDSGEQAE; from the coding sequence ATGAACAAAGAGATCTTGCTGGTAGCCGAGGCGGTTTCCAACGAGAAGGGCGTTGACCAGGATATTATTTTCCAGGCAATCGAGGCGGCTCTGGCAACAGCCACCAAGAAGCGCTACGACGAGGATTCCACCATCCAGGTGATCATCGATCGCAGGTCCGGCGACTACGAGACTTTCCGCAGCTGGGAAGTCGTAGACGACGATACCCTGGCTGAGCTGGGTACCCAGTTCACCCTGGAAGAGGCGCACGAGAAAGATCCCGAGCTGAGCGCTGGCGACGTTTACCGCGAACAAGTGGAGAACGTTGAGTTCGGCCGTATTGCGGCACAGACTGCCAAGCAAGTGATCGTGCAGAAAGTGCGCGAAGCCGAGCGCGCCAAGGTGGTGGATGAGTATCGCGATCGCGTCGGCGACCTGGTCAGCGGCACCGTCAAGAAGGTGACGCGCGACTTTATCGCTGTGGACCTGGGTAATAACGCCGAGGCGCGCCTGCCGCGCGACCAGTTGGTGGGCCGTGAAATCTTTCGTCTCGGTGACCGTGTCCGCGCCATCCTGCTGGAGATCCAGCCGGAGGCGAGGGGCCCGCAGTTGATGCTGAGCCGCTCCTGCCCGGAGATGCTGATCGAGCTGTTCCGCATCGAAGTGCCGGAGATTTCCGAGGAGGTCATCGAGATCAAGGGTGCCGCCCGCGATCCGGGTCTGCGCGCCAAGATTGCCGTGACCACCAATGATGGCCGTATCGATCCGGTCGGTGCCTGTGTCGGCATGCGCGGTGCGCGTGTACAGGCTGTATCCAACGAACTGTCCGGCGAGCGCGTGGATATCGTGCTGTGGGACGACAACCCGGCCCAGTTCGTGATCAACGCCATGGCGCCGGCGGAAATCGAGTCCATCGTGGTCGACGAAGACGCCGGTTCCATGGACGTGGCCGTCGCCGAGGAAAATCTTGCCATGGCCATCGGCCGCAGTGGCCAGAACGTGCGTCTGGCATCCGAGCTGACCCAGTGGCAGATCAATGTGATGAGCATCGACGAGTGGCAGTCCAAGCAGGAAGCCGAGTCGGGCAGCATCATGGAAACCTTTATGGCGCGCCTGGATATCGACGAAGACGTCGCCGGTGTACTGGTTGAAGAAGGCTTTACCACCCTCGAGGAAGTGGCCTATGTGCCGATCGAGGAAATGCTGGACATCGAAGGCTTTGACGAAGAAATCGCCGAAGAGCTGCGCGCCCGTGCCAAGGATGCGCTGCTGACCCAGGCGTTGGCTTCCGAAGAGCAGCTGGATGCCTCTGAGCCGCAGGAAGACCTGCTCAATATGGAAGGAATGGATCGCCACCTGGCCTACTTGCTGGCCAGCCGTGGTGTTGCCACCATGGAGGACCTGGCGGAACAGGCGGTGGACGACCTGCTCGATATCGAGGGCGTGGACCAGGAGCGCGCTGCCGCCCTGATCATGAAGGCGCGCGAACCCTGGTTTGCCGAAGACAGCGGCGAGCAGGCGGAATAA
- the rimP gene encoding ribosome maturation factor RimP encodes MASKRERLEGLLAPVVASLGCELWGIEYQTHGRSALLRIFIDSEDGISVDDCEKVSRQASAVLDVEDPIGSKYTLEVSSPGLDRPLYKLDQFERFAGAQVEVRLRMPLDGQRKWRGLLAGVEGDEVVLRVDSENEYLLPIDSIEKANVIPQFKK; translated from the coding sequence ATGGCAAGCAAGCGCGAACGGCTGGAGGGGCTCCTGGCCCCGGTAGTGGCATCGCTGGGCTGTGAACTCTGGGGTATCGAGTACCAGACCCACGGTCGCAGTGCGCTGCTGCGTATTTTTATCGATTCAGAGGACGGGATTTCCGTCGACGACTGCGAAAAGGTCAGTCGCCAGGCGAGTGCCGTGCTCGATGTAGAGGATCCTATCGGCAGCAAATACACTTTGGAAGTGTCCTCGCCGGGTCTGGATCGTCCACTGTACAAGCTCGATCAGTTCGAGCGTTTTGCCGGCGCCCAGGTGGAAGTGCGCCTGCGTATGCCGCTGGATGGCCAGCGCAAGTGGCGCGGACTGCTGGCGGGCGTCGAGGGCGACGAAGTGGTGTTGCGCGTAGATAGCGAGAACGAATACCTGTTGCCGATCGATAGCATCGAGAAGGCGAACGTTATTCCCCAATTTAAAAAATAG
- a CDS encoding VOC family protein, which produces MQLNHVLVRTTDLDAMTHFWRELIGLEVGARPPFQSRGAWLYSDGEPLIHLIEVPAIGGDGCVDHMALEGGDYETLRARLEAGRADFRETSVPESGDRQLFVRGPDGLRVELLFRNGEERPK; this is translated from the coding sequence ATGCAACTTAATCACGTACTGGTGCGCACCACCGATCTCGACGCCATGACACACTTCTGGCGCGAATTGATCGGCCTCGAAGTCGGCGCGCGGCCTCCATTTCAGAGCCGCGGCGCCTGGCTCTACAGCGATGGCGAGCCGCTGATCCACCTGATCGAAGTGCCCGCAATCGGAGGTGACGGCTGCGTGGATCACATGGCCCTGGAAGGTGGCGATTACGAAACACTGCGAGCGAGACTTGAGGCCGGGCGCGCGGATTTTCGCGAAACCAGCGTGCCCGAAAGTGGCGACCGGCAACTGTTCGTCCGCGGCCCGGATGGACTGCGGGTGGAGCTGCTGTTTCGCAACGGAGAGGAGCGGCCAAAGTGA